From Humisphaera borealis, the proteins below share one genomic window:
- a CDS encoding arylsulfatase, which produces MKSRIALFTILIAAAIAAPLRGQTAALRPNIVVILSDDMGYSDLGCYGSEIRTPTLDKLAGEGLRFTQFYNTGRCCPTRASLLTGLYPHQAGVGHMTEDKGVDGYRGQLNDRCVTMAQVLKSAGYGTYGLGKWHVVNNKNVKPDGDKRAWPLQRGFDRFYGTITGAGDFYDPGTLTRDNTMISPRADAEYQPKQYYYTDAITDHAIRFATEHRKATPDKPLFMYVAYTAAHWPMHALPEDIAKYRGKYDAGYTAIREARLKRMRELGLIDERWQISPQFGDWDKVSNKEWEARCMEVYAAMIDRMDQGIGRIVQTLRDQGQLDNTLIFFMQDNGACQEPIGRRPVANQPASFPKIADDAIRLDVIPKQTRDGRPVRQGEVVMPGDTDTYIAYGEAWANVSNVPFRLYKHFNHEGGISTPLIAHWPKGISRKGEWEKQPGHLIDIMATCVDVSGAAYPKELNGQAIQPMEGRSLTPAFAGQKIDRQAIYWEHEENRAIRVGDYKLVAKGLAGKWELYDIAKDRTEMHDLAETMPDKTKELADLWEAYAVRAAVKPYPSPQPKGAKKGREQTSFKLKSGDELTGEDLPEIAGKTIAITAMITKPAADGVIVAQGGSAHGYSLYMKAGRVVFATRNNNKLTEISTEKTVPLAPMKVSATLGKDGSIILSVDDKVVASGKAAGPLSKTPIDGLQVGKDLGGLVGSYTTPFEFGGQIGEVTVDLK; this is translated from the coding sequence ATGAAGTCAAGAATCGCCCTATTCACAATACTCATCGCGGCTGCGATTGCCGCTCCACTGCGGGGCCAGACCGCGGCCCTTCGCCCCAACATCGTCGTCATCCTGTCCGACGACATGGGTTACTCCGATCTGGGTTGCTACGGCTCGGAGATCCGCACGCCTACCCTCGATAAGCTCGCCGGTGAGGGCCTGCGGTTCACGCAGTTCTACAACACCGGGCGGTGCTGCCCGACGCGGGCGTCGCTGCTGACCGGCCTCTATCCGCACCAGGCGGGTGTCGGGCACATGACTGAGGACAAGGGCGTCGACGGGTACCGCGGACAGCTCAACGACCGCTGCGTCACCATGGCGCAGGTTCTCAAGTCGGCCGGCTATGGCACTTACGGCCTGGGCAAGTGGCACGTGGTCAACAACAAGAACGTCAAACCCGATGGCGACAAGCGAGCCTGGCCGCTGCAGCGCGGGTTCGATCGCTTCTACGGCACGATCACCGGCGCCGGCGACTTTTACGACCCCGGCACGCTGACCCGTGACAACACGATGATCTCGCCCCGGGCCGACGCCGAGTATCAGCCGAAACAGTACTACTACACCGACGCGATCACCGATCACGCGATCCGCTTTGCCACCGAGCACCGCAAGGCGACGCCGGACAAGCCGCTGTTTATGTACGTCGCTTACACCGCGGCCCATTGGCCGATGCACGCGCTGCCGGAAGACATCGCCAAATACAGAGGCAAGTACGACGCCGGCTACACCGCCATCCGCGAGGCCCGGCTGAAGCGCATGCGCGAGCTCGGCCTGATCGACGAACGCTGGCAGATCAGTCCGCAGTTCGGCGACTGGGACAAGGTCTCGAACAAGGAATGGGAAGCTCGCTGCATGGAGGTGTACGCGGCGATGATCGATCGCATGGACCAGGGCATCGGCCGGATCGTACAGACACTTCGCGACCAGGGGCAGCTCGACAACACGCTCATCTTCTTCATGCAGGATAATGGCGCCTGCCAGGAGCCCATCGGGCGTCGGCCGGTCGCCAACCAGCCTGCGTCGTTCCCAAAGATTGCCGACGACGCGATCCGGCTGGATGTCATCCCCAAGCAGACGCGTGATGGCCGGCCGGTGCGACAAGGGGAAGTCGTCATGCCCGGCGACACCGACACCTACATCGCCTACGGCGAAGCGTGGGCGAATGTGTCGAACGTGCCGTTCCGGCTTTACAAGCACTTCAACCACGAAGGCGGCATCAGCACGCCGCTGATCGCGCATTGGCCGAAGGGCATCAGCCGCAAGGGCGAGTGGGAGAAGCAGCCCGGCCATCTGATCGACATCATGGCGACGTGTGTCGACGTCTCGGGCGCGGCGTATCCGAAGGAACTGAACGGCCAGGCGATCCAGCCGATGGAAGGCCGCAGCCTCACGCCGGCTTTCGCCGGGCAGAAGATCGACCGCCAGGCGATTTACTGGGAGCACGAGGAGAACCGGGCGATCCGCGTCGGCGATTACAAGCTGGTCGCGAAGGGTTTGGCCGGCAAGTGGGAACTTTACGACATCGCCAAGGACCGCACCGAGATGCACGACCTGGCAGAGACGATGCCGGACAAGACGAAAGAACTGGCCGATCTATGGGAAGCGTACGCCGTTCGGGCGGCGGTCAAGCCTTATCCTTCACCGCAGCCGAAGGGGGCGAAGAAGGGGCGTGAGCAGACGTCGTTCAAGCTGAAGTCTGGCGACGAGCTGACGGGCGAGGACCTGCCCGAGATCGCCGGCAAGACGATCGCCATCACGGCGATGATCACCAAACCCGCCGCCGATGGTGTGATCGTCGCCCAGGGCGGCTCGGCTCACGGCTACTCGCTGTACATGAAGGCAGGGCGGGTCGTGTTCGCGACGCGGAACAACAACAAGCTCACCGAGATCTCGACGGAAAAGACCGTGCCGCTGGCGCCGATGAAGGTCTCGGCGACACTGGGCAAGGACGGCTCGATCATACTGTCGGTCGATGACAAGGTTGTCGCGAGCGGCAAAGCGGCCGGACCACTCAGCAAGACGCCGATCGACGGATTGCAGGTCGGGAAGGATCTTGGCGGCTTGGTGGGATCGTATACGACGCCGTTCGAGTTCGGCGGGCAGATTGGGGAAGTGACGGTCGACCTGAAGTAG
- a CDS encoding SGNH/GDSL hydrolase family protein, with the protein MRHLASLIALALILLVAPLHAAETLGDAKRVLFLGDSITYGGNYVDAVETALRLKYPDRKIEYINCGLPSETVSGLSEAGHAGGKFPRPDLHERLDRVLAKTKPDLIFACYGMNDGIYMPLAPDRLAAFQNGMKKLREKAAAIGARVVHVTPPVFDPMPIAGKVVPKDQATEGKMYAGYDEVLAAYGDWLLSQRSAGWEVIDLHGPMTKAIADGRTKDPKFKFSGDGIHPNADGHLVMAKAILAGLTPPVEIDTKTYGDPGDPKSKFSQVEKLVRERGRILLDAYLTDAGHKRPMKAGLPMPEALAKAAEIEKKIQAAK; encoded by the coding sequence ATGAGACACCTCGCCTCCCTCATTGCGCTAGCTCTGATTCTGCTCGTCGCTCCGCTGCACGCCGCCGAAACCCTCGGCGATGCCAAACGCGTCCTGTTCCTCGGCGACAGTATCACCTACGGCGGCAACTACGTGGACGCGGTCGAAACCGCGCTTCGGCTGAAGTACCCCGACCGGAAGATCGAGTACATCAACTGCGGCCTGCCGAGCGAAACCGTCTCGGGCCTGTCGGAAGCCGGCCACGCCGGCGGCAAGTTCCCTCGGCCTGATCTGCACGAGCGCCTCGACCGCGTGCTGGCCAAGACCAAGCCCGACCTGATCTTCGCCTGCTACGGCATGAACGACGGCATCTACATGCCGCTCGCCCCCGACCGCCTCGCCGCCTTTCAGAACGGCATGAAGAAGCTGCGCGAGAAGGCGGCGGCGATCGGCGCTCGCGTGGTACATGTCACGCCGCCCGTCTTCGATCCGATGCCGATCGCCGGCAAGGTGGTCCCGAAGGATCAGGCGACCGAAGGCAAAATGTACGCCGGCTACGACGAGGTTCTGGCGGCGTACGGCGACTGGCTCCTCTCGCAACGGTCGGCCGGCTGGGAAGTCATCGACCTGCACGGCCCGATGACCAAGGCGATCGCCGACGGTCGAACGAAAGACCCCAAGTTCAAGTTCAGCGGCGACGGCATCCACCCCAACGCCGACGGCCACCTCGTCATGGCCAAGGCAATCCTGGCCGGCCTGACACCGCCAGTGGAAATTGACACCAAGACCTACGGCGACCCTGGCGACCCGAAGTCGAAGTTCTCGCAGGTCGAAAAACTCGTCCGCGAACGCGGCCGCATCCTGCTCGACGCTTACCTCACCGACGCCGGGCATAAGCGCCCCATGAAAGCCGGCCTGCCTATGCCAGAAGCGCTCGCCAAGGCAGCCGAGATCGAGAAGAAAATCCAGGCCGCAAAGTAG
- a CDS encoding MFS transporter, producing the protein MTELSSPGKSPLTRTQWLICVIASIGFAFDIYELLMLPLIVRPALQQLIGAAPGTPEFQKWVGLLFFVPAFAGGIFGFLGGYLTDRLGRRRVLTWSILLYAGSAFAAGFATDIYMLLFLRCLVFIGVCVEFVAAVAWLAELFPDPERREKVLGYTQAFSSVGGLLVAVANTLAIIYADKLPAIHGSHDTAWRYTLMSGLIPAIPLILIRPFLPESPAWAKKKAEGRLRRPRIAELFSPQLRRTTVITTIMFACSFGAAFGAIQMMPQIAPGLPDVQRRVAEAVKPIDEKIKAAVAATRPTTKPATLPDAAGIAPVAAAIVADVSAAATHPAAIAGALPTTAAASGPSTKPAAGPSPITKLQIDKKKETAQVEQRMASDYTKVQEVGGLIGRFLLAMLAVVIVSRRSLLRLFQVPGLILMPLIFGYAAIHNFTFFTIGGFEVTLFMVGMFVAGLVTVAQFSFWGNYLPRVYPMHLRGTGESFAANIGGRMIGTSFAWITATIAGSSLFGESMSAPTKVAYTAAGVALFVYLAGFICSFFLPEPGPEEVEEH; encoded by the coding sequence ATGACCGAACTTTCCTCCCCGGGTAAGAGTCCACTGACCCGCACCCAATGGCTCATCTGTGTCATCGCGTCGATCGGGTTTGCGTTCGACATCTATGAGCTGTTGATGCTGCCCCTCATCGTCAGGCCCGCACTGCAGCAACTTATCGGAGCTGCGCCCGGAACACCGGAGTTCCAGAAGTGGGTCGGGTTGCTGTTTTTCGTACCGGCGTTCGCCGGCGGGATTTTCGGATTCCTCGGTGGTTATCTGACGGACCGCCTCGGCCGCCGTCGTGTGCTCACCTGGTCGATCCTGCTTTACGCCGGCTCGGCGTTCGCGGCGGGCTTCGCGACTGACATCTACATGCTGCTGTTCCTCCGCTGCCTGGTGTTCATCGGGGTGTGCGTGGAGTTCGTCGCCGCCGTCGCCTGGCTGGCCGAGCTGTTCCCTGATCCCGAGCGCCGCGAGAAGGTTCTCGGCTACACCCAGGCGTTCAGCTCCGTTGGCGGACTGCTGGTCGCGGTCGCCAACACGCTCGCGATTATCTATGCCGACAAGTTGCCGGCGATCCACGGCAGCCACGACACCGCCTGGCGATACACCCTGATGAGCGGGCTGATCCCGGCGATCCCGCTGATTCTGATTCGCCCGTTCCTGCCGGAAAGCCCGGCCTGGGCGAAGAAGAAGGCTGAAGGCCGCCTACGCCGGCCGAGGATCGCGGAACTGTTCAGCCCGCAGCTTCGCCGCACGACGGTCATCACCACGATCATGTTCGCGTGCAGCTTCGGCGCGGCGTTCGGAGCGATCCAGATGATGCCGCAAATCGCGCCAGGGCTTCCCGACGTCCAGCGGAGAGTTGCCGAGGCGGTGAAGCCGATCGACGAAAAGATCAAGGCTGCCGTCGCCGCGACTCGGCCGACAACAAAGCCCGCCACGCTGCCCGACGCAGCAGGAATCGCCCCCGTGGCGGCCGCGATCGTCGCGGATGTTTCGGCGGCGGCCACCCATCCGGCAGCAATTGCTGGAGCGTTGCCGACGACGGCCGCCGCGTCAGGGCCGTCGACCAAGCCGGCCGCAGGACCCTCACCGATCACAAAGCTGCAGATCGACAAGAAGAAGGAGACCGCTCAGGTCGAGCAAAGGATGGCATCCGACTACACGAAGGTGCAAGAAGTCGGCGGATTGATCGGCCGGTTCCTGCTCGCAATGCTGGCTGTTGTGATCGTCAGTCGCCGATCCCTGCTTCGTCTCTTCCAAGTGCCGGGACTGATCCTGATGCCGCTCATCTTCGGCTACGCAGCGATTCATAACTTCACGTTCTTCACCATCGGAGGCTTTGAAGTCACCCTGTTCATGGTCGGCATGTTTGTCGCCGGCCTGGTCACGGTGGCCCAGTTCAGCTTCTGGGGGAACTACCTCCCGCGCGTCTATCCGATGCACCTGCGCGGGACGGGTGAGAGCTTCGCCGCCAACATCGGCGGGCGCATGATCGGAACGAGCTTCGCGTGGATCACCGCGACCATCGCCGGATCCAGCCTGTTTGGCGAATCGATGTCCGCGCCGACGAAGGTGGCATACACCGCCGCAGGCGTAGCGCTGTTCGTGTACCTCGCAGGATTCATCTGCAGCTTCTTCCTGCCGGAGCCGGGGCCGGAGGAAGTCGAAGAGCATTGA
- the uvrA gene encoding excinuclease ABC subunit UvrA, producing the protein MAMTSKYIRIRGAREHNLKNISVDIPRDQLVVITGLSGSGKSTLAFDTVFAEGQRKYMESLSTYARQFLDQLQKPEIDEIEGLPPTIAIEQRSASSNPRSTVATTTEIYDYLRVLFARAGTPHCWVCGKPISSQSASQIVDAIMKQPAGTKLMVLSPLIRGQKGEHKDTFGALHKQGFVRARVDGEVVDLNPSAFPAMKKTFSHTIEAVVDRIIIKPEIRSRVADSVETALKLSQGLATAAIGNADGTWTDTLFSEKFACADHPEVSLPELEPRLFSFNSPHGACPDCHGLGTTFLFDPDLIVPDESISLESGAIEAWRKNGKRMNIFYSRALRDFCRAFGLNYSGPYKDIPKKARDVLMFGTGKKRDATIDITFEGVVPNLQRRFETTESEWVKHRLHGYMSEQPCKTCNGRRLKQEALAVRLHTTTALGSAALPPPPTDAPADIAHYAVDTDERVTTELATVAAVEPSPIAAKSANGKTKAAKTKKGSTKAKDAPAANASPAATAGTDSALSTQNSPLLVLPGYSIDDVARLTVERAKTFFENLKLSEEGTKIAEPIVHEIAARLGFMVDVGLGYLSLSRKTGSLSGGEAQRIRLATQVGSGLVGVCYVLDEPTIGLHQRDNTRLIRTLLRLRDLGNTVLMVEHDEDCIRAADHLIDIGPGAGSHGGNVIAEGPMPAVLSQTQSTTVKYIVGELQIPVPESRRPVDPDKACIEIKGCRENNLKDVDVRIPLGGFVCVTGVSGSGKSTLVNQTLLPALKRKLYASKLKAGDHKTVNGIGKIDKVIEIDQSPIGRTPRSNPATYTGVFDEIRKAFTATREAKLRGYEAGRFSFNVKGGRCESCQGQGTKCIEMHFLPDVYVNCEVCHGARYNAETLQIHYRGKNIAEVLNMTTEEALGFFENIPPVYRMLKALNEVGLSYVKLGQPSTQLSGGEAQRVKLASELGKNPTGHTLYVLDEPTTGLHFADIQNLLNVLNRLADLGNTILVIEHNLDVVKCADWIIDMGPEGGEGGGRVVAEGTPEAVAKVTGSHTAEHLATKLLPTAVPLPVRSGRKGKPVASGT; encoded by the coding sequence ATGGCAATGACGTCAAAATACATCCGGATCCGCGGCGCTCGCGAACACAATCTCAAGAACATCTCGGTCGACATCCCGCGCGATCAGCTCGTGGTCATTACCGGGCTTTCGGGCTCCGGGAAATCGACGCTCGCGTTCGATACCGTGTTTGCCGAAGGTCAGCGGAAGTACATGGAGTCACTCTCCACGTATGCCAGGCAGTTCCTCGACCAGCTACAGAAGCCTGAGATTGACGAAATCGAAGGGTTGCCGCCGACGATCGCGATCGAGCAGCGTTCGGCCTCGTCGAACCCCCGATCGACGGTCGCGACCACGACCGAGATTTACGATTACCTGCGGGTGCTCTTCGCCCGCGCTGGTACGCCCCACTGCTGGGTTTGCGGCAAGCCGATCAGCAGCCAGAGCGCTTCGCAGATCGTCGATGCGATCATGAAGCAGCCCGCCGGCACCAAGCTCATGGTGCTGTCGCCGCTGATTCGCGGGCAGAAGGGCGAACACAAAGACACCTTCGGCGCGCTTCACAAGCAGGGGTTTGTGCGGGCACGCGTGGACGGCGAAGTTGTGGACCTGAACCCTTCGGCGTTTCCGGCGATGAAGAAGACGTTCTCTCACACCATCGAAGCGGTGGTCGACCGCATCATTATCAAGCCCGAAATCCGCAGCCGCGTCGCCGACAGCGTCGAAACGGCGCTCAAGCTGTCGCAGGGCCTGGCGACGGCGGCGATCGGCAACGCCGACGGCACTTGGACCGATACGCTTTTCAGCGAAAAGTTCGCCTGCGCCGACCATCCGGAAGTCAGTCTGCCGGAACTCGAGCCCCGGCTGTTCAGCTTCAATTCCCCGCACGGTGCCTGCCCCGATTGCCACGGTCTGGGAACCACCTTTTTGTTCGACCCGGACCTGATCGTGCCGGATGAATCGATCTCGCTGGAGAGCGGCGCGATCGAAGCCTGGCGCAAGAACGGCAAGCGGATGAACATCTTCTACAGCCGTGCCTTGCGCGATTTCTGCCGGGCGTTCGGGCTGAACTACAGCGGGCCTTACAAGGACATCCCCAAGAAAGCCCGCGACGTACTGATGTTCGGAACGGGCAAGAAACGTGACGCGACGATCGACATCACTTTCGAGGGCGTCGTACCCAATCTGCAGCGGCGGTTCGAGACGACCGAGAGCGAGTGGGTTAAACACCGCCTGCACGGGTACATGAGCGAACAGCCCTGCAAAACCTGCAACGGCCGACGGCTGAAGCAGGAGGCACTGGCAGTTCGGCTTCACACGACGACGGCACTTGGGAGCGCCGCTCTGCCCCCGCCGCCAACGGATGCCCCGGCCGATATCGCCCATTACGCAGTTGATACGGACGAGCGGGTCACTACCGAGCTTGCGACGGTGGCCGCGGTTGAGCCATCGCCCATCGCTGCAAAGTCAGCAAACGGCAAGACAAAGGCAGCCAAGACGAAGAAGGGCTCGACCAAGGCAAAAGACGCACCCGCAGCGAACGCGTCGCCTGCGGCGACGGCGGGCACTGACTCAGCACTCAGCACTCAGAACTCGCCACTTCTCGTCCTCCCGGGTTACAGCATCGACGACGTCGCCCGGCTGACGGTCGAACGCGCCAAGACGTTCTTCGAGAACCTCAAGCTCTCCGAAGAAGGCACCAAGATCGCCGAGCCGATCGTCCACGAGATCGCGGCGCGGCTCGGATTCATGGTCGATGTCGGGCTGGGGTATCTGTCGCTCAGCCGAAAGACCGGATCGCTCTCCGGCGGCGAGGCCCAGCGCATCCGCCTGGCGACGCAGGTCGGCAGCGGGCTGGTGGGCGTGTGCTATGTGCTGGACGAGCCCACCATCGGCCTGCACCAGCGCGACAACACCCGCCTGATTCGCACGCTGCTGCGGCTTCGCGACCTGGGCAATACGGTGCTCATGGTCGAGCACGATGAAGACTGCATTCGCGCCGCCGACCACCTGATCGACATCGGCCCGGGCGCCGGCAGCCACGGCGGCAACGTGATCGCCGAGGGGCCGATGCCCGCCGTCCTATCGCAGACCCAAAGCACGACCGTGAAGTACATCGTCGGCGAGCTGCAGATCCCGGTGCCCGAAAGTCGCCGGCCGGTCGATCCGGACAAGGCGTGCATCGAAATCAAAGGCTGCCGCGAGAACAATCTGAAGGACGTTGACGTCCGCATTCCGCTCGGCGGATTCGTCTGCGTGACCGGTGTTTCCGGGTCGGGCAAGAGCACGCTCGTCAATCAAACTCTACTACCGGCCCTGAAACGCAAGCTCTACGCGTCCAAGCTCAAGGCCGGCGACCACAAGACGGTCAACGGCATCGGTAAGATCGACAAGGTCATCGAGATTGACCAGTCCCCCATCGGCCGAACGCCGCGCAGCAACCCGGCGACCTACACCGGCGTGTTCGACGAAATCCGCAAGGCCTTCACCGCGACGCGCGAGGCCAAGTTGCGCGGTTACGAGGCTGGGCGGTTCAGCTTTAACGTCAAAGGCGGCCGTTGCGAAAGCTGTCAGGGCCAGGGCACCAAGTGCATCGAGATGCACTTTCTGCCCGACGTCTACGTGAACTGCGAAGTCTGTCACGGTGCCCGCTACAACGCCGAGACGCTGCAGATTCACTACCGCGGTAAGAACATCGCCGAAGTGCTGAACATGACCACTGAAGAAGCGCTAGGCTTCTTCGAGAACATTCCGCCGGTCTACCGGATGCTCAAGGCGCTCAACGAAGTCGGCCTGAGCTATGTGAAGCTCGGCCAGCCGAGCACACAGCTCTCCGGCGGCGAAGCCCAGCGCGTGAAGCTGGCCAGTGAACTCGGCAAGAACCCGACCGGCCACACGCTCTACGTGCTCGATGAGCCGACGACCGGCCTGCACTTTGCCGACATCCAGAACCTGCTGAACGTGCTCAATCGGCTAGCCGACCTGGGCAACACCATCCTGGTGATCGAGCACAACCTCGACGTCGTCAAGTGCGCCGACTGGATCATCGACATGGGCCCCGAAGGCGGCGAAGGCGGCGGGCGCGTCGTCGCCGAGGGAACGCCCGAGGCCGTCGCCAAGGTGACTGGCAGCCATACGGCCGAACATTTGGCAACAAAGCTGCTACCGACGGCTGTGCCGCTGCCCGTGCGGTCGGGCCGCAAGGGGAAACCTGTGGCGAGCGGGACGTAG
- a CDS encoding FAD-dependent oxidoreductase, which translates to MTENRSIWSRRGLLQAAVAGAVAAPGFASAADAPLPGRFAEPARDLPIVEDADVIVCGAGPAGVTAAITAARAGARVRLFEVHGCLGGVWTAGLLGYLLDFNKPGFAKELVRHLDDRGARRGTGASSMGYEPEEMKLLLEDLCVEARVKFQLHTRVTAAYRDGRRLTTIVTESKSGRQAWRAPVFIDTTGDGDLGALAGCDFEVGESKACPCQPMSMDALLVVRDAAALNSFLHSTGPGDGRSTNDAKLALLAEIRKAGFDPSYGKPTLFQVRDNLLLVMMNHEYGVLAYDAAAVTDATVRARSELNKIVKGLRKLGGPWDGVQLAATAEQIGIRDGRRIRGRYVVSKDDVAGGARHDDAVTRATFSVDVHALSTEHNKSAPYSNFGIKTKPYDIPLRALIARDVDGLLLAGRCISGDFIAHASYRVTGNAVAMGEAAGAVASVAAATKRMPHEVPWSEGAAVIAKLGMRG; encoded by the coding sequence ATGACTGAGAATCGCTCCATCTGGTCGCGTCGCGGATTGCTGCAAGCTGCGGTCGCCGGTGCTGTTGCCGCGCCCGGGTTCGCAAGCGCCGCCGATGCACCGCTGCCCGGCAGGTTTGCCGAGCCGGCGCGGGATCTCCCGATTGTTGAAGATGCCGATGTCATCGTCTGCGGTGCCGGACCGGCCGGCGTGACCGCCGCGATCACCGCGGCCCGCGCGGGGGCTCGCGTCCGCCTGTTCGAAGTTCACGGCTGCCTGGGTGGGGTTTGGACGGCCGGGTTGCTCGGCTACCTGCTCGACTTCAACAAGCCCGGCTTCGCGAAGGAACTCGTTCGCCATCTCGACGACCGGGGCGCTCGTCGTGGCACCGGCGCCAGCAGCATGGGCTACGAGCCTGAGGAGATGAAGCTGCTGCTGGAAGATCTCTGCGTCGAAGCCAGGGTTAAGTTCCAGCTTCACACCCGCGTGACTGCCGCCTATCGCGACGGTCGGCGGTTGACCACCATCGTCACCGAATCCAAGTCCGGCCGACAGGCGTGGCGCGCGCCAGTATTCATCGATACCACCGGCGACGGCGACCTGGGCGCGCTCGCCGGGTGCGACTTTGAAGTCGGCGAGTCCAAGGCCTGCCCGTGCCAGCCGATGTCGATGGATGCGCTGCTCGTCGTCCGCGACGCCGCTGCACTAAACAGTTTCCTGCACAGCACCGGCCCGGGCGACGGGCGATCGACCAACGACGCCAAGCTCGCCCTGCTGGCCGAGATCCGCAAAGCCGGCTTCGATCCCTCCTACGGCAAGCCGACGCTTTTCCAGGTGCGCGACAACCTGCTCCTGGTGATGATGAATCACGAGTATGGCGTGCTCGCGTACGATGCCGCCGCCGTTACCGATGCCACGGTCCGCGCCCGCTCGGAACTCAACAAAATCGTCAAAGGACTTCGCAAGCTCGGCGGGCCGTGGGACGGGGTCCAACTGGCGGCGACGGCCGAGCAGATCGGCATTCGCGACGGCCGGCGCATCCGCGGGCGGTATGTCGTGAGCAAGGACGACGTCGCCGGCGGGGCCCGCCATGACGATGCCGTGACGCGGGCCACGTTCTCGGTCGATGTCCATGCCCTTTCGACCGAGCACAACAAGTCGGCTCCGTACAGCAACTTCGGTATCAAGACCAAGCCGTATGACATTCCGCTGCGGGCGCTGATCGCGCGGGACGTCGATGGGCTGCTGCTGGCGGGGCGGTGCATCAGCGGAGATTTCATTGCGCATGCCAGCTATCGCGTGACCGGCAACGCTGTCGCGATGGGCGAAGCGGCGGGTGCCGTTGCGTCTGTTGCCGCCGCAACGAAGCGAATGCCTCACGAAGTCCCCTGGAGCGAAGGGGCGGCGGTCATCGCGAAACTTGGCATGCGGGGCTGA
- a CDS encoding type 1 glutamine amidotransferase: MSKVVVLQHVAHEGPGRIPAVLRDFGIQTEVRHLYKGDEVPSDLDEIRALVVLGGSMGVADVGSEKFPFLAKEVDLLKRLVAADRAVLGICLGAQLLAHAAGAKVYPNVKMAPGGPGQPPKPVEPTEPLPEFGWAPVSFPFPGGTEPIVFGMTDGAPMFHWHYDTFDLPKLPPPAEAKPGGPPPPTGNALLSSTAKCRNQAFRFKNRLFGFQYHFEFTEKDIDQVLSTNRADVDKHMGDYGAAQIRDETKKYYVRYARLGERLLKNWVQFLRVYEETL, from the coding sequence ATGAGCAAAGTCGTCGTCCTCCAGCACGTCGCCCACGAAGGCCCCGGCCGTATTCCCGCGGTGCTTCGCGATTTCGGAATCCAGACCGAGGTTCGCCACCTCTACAAGGGGGACGAAGTCCCCAGCGATCTCGACGAGATCCGCGCCCTGGTGGTGCTCGGCGGGTCGATGGGCGTTGCCGACGTCGGATCAGAGAAGTTCCCCTTCCTGGCGAAGGAAGTCGACCTGCTGAAACGCCTGGTCGCCGCCGACCGTGCGGTGCTCGGCATCTGCTTGGGTGCCCAGCTCCTGGCGCACGCCGCCGGCGCGAAGGTTTACCCGAACGTGAAGATGGCCCCCGGCGGCCCCGGTCAGCCGCCCAAGCCGGTCGAACCGACGGAGCCATTGCCCGAGTTCGGCTGGGCTCCGGTGAGTTTTCCGTTCCCCGGCGGGACCGAGCCGATCGTCTTCGGAATGACGGACGGCGCACCGATGTTCCACTGGCACTACGACACGTTCGACCTGCCCAAGCTCCCGCCGCCGGCCGAGGCAAAGCCCGGCGGGCCGCCGCCGCCCACCGGCAACGCGCTGCTCAGCAGCACCGCCAAGTGCCGCAACCAGGCGTTCCGGTTCAAGAACCGGCTTTTCGGGTTCCAGTATCACTTCGAGTTCACCGAGAAGGACATCGACCAGGTTCTTTCGACCAACCGAGCCGACGTGGACAAGCACATGGGCGACTACGGCGCGGCACAGATCCGTGATGAAACCAAGAAGTATTACGTTCGCTACGCCCGGCTCGGCGAACGACTGTTGAAGAACTGGGTTCAGTTTCTTCGGGTTTACGAAGAAACGCTCTAG